A window of the Streptomyces luomodiensis genome harbors these coding sequences:
- a CDS encoding SDR family NAD(P)-dependent oxidoreductase, which produces MANEEKLVEYLKRVSADLHDTRLRLREVEERAQEPVAVIGMACRFPGGVTSPEELWELLVSGVDAIGDFPTDRGWDLERLYHPDPEHYGTSCVRQGGFVAADRFDAAFFGISPREALAMDPQQRLVLETAWESLERAGIDPVSLKGTRTGVYAGVSSQDYLSRAPRIPEGFEGYATTGGLTSVISGRVAYTFGLEGPAVTVDTACSASLVAIHLAVQALRQGECTLALAGGVTSLATPIMFTEFSRQRALAPDGRCKSFAADADGTGFSEGVGVVVLERLSEARRNGHRVLAVIRGSAVNQDGASNGLTAPNDVAQERVIGQALANARLTPGDVDAVEAHGTGTKLGDPIEAEALIATYGQNRPADRPLLLGSLKSNIGHTHAAAGVAGVIKMVMALRHPRLPANLHLDQPTPHVDWADSGLRLLNEPVEWPRLERPRRAAVSSFGISGTNAHLILEQAPEEEPPVSCEMGVVPWVVSGRSVAALRGQAAALAEWVGGASELSSVDVGWSLVTARSVFEHRAVVVGADRVELLAGVEALAGGVSHPGVVQSGAAVLTGGVGPVLVFPGQGSQWAGMGAELLEASPVFAARAAECERALAPFVDWSLSDVLRGAEGAVDLGRVDVVQPVLWAVMVSLAAVWAGYGVRPAAVVGHSQGEIAAAVVAGALSLEDGAKVVALRSRALRRLAGGGAMASLGVGQERAGELLSGFGDRAGGVGVAAVNGPSSTVVSGPPEQVAGVVAACQDVGERARLIEVDYASHGPQVDQIREELNEVLAGVRPVVGGADEVAFYSTVTGGRVDAAGLDADYWVRNLRERVRFADAVEALLADGHRVFIEASSHPVLTVGMQETFEQAGVEAVAVPTLRRDHGGRAQLLHSLGQAFIAGVDVDWKAAFPADPTPRTVDLPTYAFQHQRYWLDGLSGRGADPTDLGLVAAGHPLLSAAVELADGQGHLLTGRLSAQSHGWLADHVVAGAALVPGTAMVEWALRAADEVGCGGVEELTLQVPLVLPPSGGVRLQVVVGGPGADGRRDVRMYSRPDDDADTAAGWVCHAEGVLSPPPDGSTPGAELGGAWPPAGAKPIDPVDFYAHIAASGYAYGPAFQGLRAVWRDGADLLAEVALPEAAGERTGFGIHPALLDAALHPVLLTDGSPSDAGSPDGRVWLPFTWNGVSLWAAGASTVRVRISPYGPSAERERTLRVTVADALGAPVLSADAVVLRSADADQLRMAQRPGGDGLFVMDWAPLPVPAPPNGDGRSADHTADDTGWVILGPEDRAPAGSAAVCHPDPRALISALDAGAPAPAVVLALEPAEAVRARDGGMAADGLASAERVLELLRSWLAEPRLAEARLVVVTRGAVATGDPGGDLVADGVDVAGAAVWGLVRSAQTENPGRFLLLDLAPHAEVSADLVTDAVARAIEMDESQLALRAGRALMPRLVRAAPSAGLAVPVGQSAWRLGLEGAGTVDSVRPVACPEALAPLREGQVRIDVHAAGVNFRDALMVLGMYPGDAVFGGSEGAGVVRDVGPGVTGLAVGDRVMGLFEGAFGPLAVADARTVVPIPEGWTFRQAAAVPVVFLTAWYGLVELGGLQAGERVLIHATTGGVGTAAVRIARHLGAEVYATASPAKHGVLEEMGIDAAHRASSRDLAFEEAFREATGGRGVDVVLNSLAGEFVDASLRLLGGGGRLLEMGKTDVRAAERIAAEHPGVRYHAYDLIADAGPSRIGEMLRELGGLFASGVLVPPPVRAWPLGRAREALRYLSQAKHTGKLVLDVPAPVDPDGTVLITGGTGTLGGHVAEHLVRSRHIRRLLLVSRGGPDAPGARELAARLTDLGADVRILARDIGDAAQVAEVLAGVDPAHPLTGVVHAAGVLDDAMLPAQTPERLARAWAAKAAAAAHLHTATAHLRLGMFVMFSSFASDLGTPAQANYAAANAFCDALAVHRQATGLPGVSVAWGLWAATSGLTARLADADLARIGRLGIKANSTEEGLALLDAACRHGHPHLLALRLDTGSLAAQNPGTLPSPLRALATVGGSGRPRPTAAAGGQPTDWAGRLRGLPPAEQHRLLLNLVRTHAATVLGHADPGVVQPDASFKDLGFDSLTAVELRNRLAAATGLRLPAALVFDHPESAVLAEHLRRELSPDGEPAASGPDVPHPVLNELVRLENSLSAVVVEDVDSGAVTARLETLLSKWKALCSSAEADDGNAVERLQVATADQVLEFIDNELGLS; this is translated from the coding sequence ATGGCGAACGAAGAGAAGCTGGTCGAGTACCTCAAGCGCGTTTCCGCCGATCTGCACGATACGCGTCTGCGGTTGCGCGAAGTGGAGGAGCGTGCCCAGGAACCGGTGGCCGTGATCGGCATGGCCTGCCGTTTCCCCGGCGGGGTCACCTCCCCGGAGGAGTTGTGGGAACTGCTCGTCTCGGGTGTCGACGCCATCGGGGACTTCCCGACGGACCGCGGCTGGGATCTGGAGCGCCTCTACCACCCCGATCCGGAGCACTACGGCACCAGCTGCGTCCGCCAGGGCGGATTTGTCGCGGCGGACCGGTTCGACGCGGCGTTCTTCGGCATCAGCCCCAGGGAAGCGCTGGCCATGGACCCGCAGCAGCGGCTGGTGCTGGAGACGGCCTGGGAGTCCCTGGAACGGGCCGGTATCGACCCGGTGTCGCTGAAGGGAACCCGCACCGGTGTCTACGCCGGGGTGTCCAGCCAGGACTATCTGTCCCGGGCACCGCGCATCCCGGAGGGATTCGAGGGCTACGCCACCACGGGCGGACTCACCAGCGTGATCTCGGGCCGGGTGGCCTACACCTTCGGCCTGGAGGGGCCGGCGGTGACGGTGGACACCGCGTGCTCGGCCTCGCTGGTGGCCATCCATCTGGCGGTGCAGGCGTTGCGGCAGGGCGAATGCACCCTGGCCCTGGCGGGCGGTGTCACCTCACTCGCCACCCCCATCATGTTCACCGAGTTCTCCCGGCAGCGCGCACTGGCCCCGGACGGCCGGTGCAAGTCCTTCGCCGCCGACGCGGACGGCACCGGTTTCTCCGAAGGCGTCGGCGTGGTGGTGCTGGAGCGGCTCTCGGAGGCGCGGCGCAACGGCCACCGGGTGCTGGCGGTGATCCGGGGCTCGGCGGTCAACCAGGACGGCGCCAGCAACGGCCTCACCGCACCCAACGACGTGGCCCAGGAACGCGTCATCGGGCAGGCACTGGCCAACGCACGGTTGACGCCGGGTGATGTGGACGCTGTCGAGGCACACGGCACCGGCACCAAACTCGGCGACCCGATCGAGGCCGAGGCCCTGATCGCCACCTACGGCCAGAACCGCCCCGCAGACCGGCCCCTGCTGCTGGGCTCCCTGAAGTCCAACATCGGCCATACGCATGCGGCGGCCGGTGTCGCGGGTGTGATCAAGATGGTGATGGCGCTCCGGCACCCCCGGCTGCCCGCGAACCTGCACCTTGACCAGCCCACCCCGCATGTGGACTGGGCGGACAGTGGGCTGCGGCTGCTGAACGAGCCGGTGGAGTGGCCCCGGCTGGAACGCCCCCGCCGTGCGGCGGTGTCCTCGTTCGGCATCTCCGGCACGAACGCCCATCTGATCCTGGAGCAGGCTCCTGAGGAGGAACCTCCGGTCTCCTGCGAGATGGGCGTGGTGCCGTGGGTGGTGTCGGGGCGGAGTGTGGCGGCGTTGCGGGGGCAGGCTGCGGCGTTGGCTGAGTGGGTGGGGGGTGCGTCCGAGCTGTCGTCGGTGGATGTGGGGTGGTCGTTGGTCACGGCGCGGTCGGTGTTTGAGCATCGGGCGGTGGTGGTGGGTGCTGACCGCGTGGAGTTGTTGGCGGGTGTGGAGGCGTTGGCGGGGGGTGTGTCGCATCCGGGTGTGGTGCAGTCGGGTGCGGCGGTGTTGACGGGTGGTGTGGGTCCGGTGCTGGTCTTCCCCGGTCAGGGTTCGCAGTGGGCCGGTATGGGGGCGGAGCTGCTGGAAGCGTCGCCCGTGTTCGCGGCGCGGGCGGCGGAGTGTGAGCGGGCACTGGCGCCGTTTGTGGATTGGTCGCTTTCGGATGTGTTGCGTGGTGCGGAGGGCGCGGTGGATCTGGGGCGGGTGGATGTGGTGCAGCCGGTGTTGTGGGCGGTGATGGTGTCGTTGGCTGCGGTGTGGGCGGGGTATGGGGTGCGTCCTGCGGCGGTGGTGGGCCATAGCCAGGGTGAGATCGCGGCGGCTGTTGTGGCGGGTGCGCTGTCTTTGGAGGACGGTGCGAAGGTCGTGGCGTTGCGGAGCAGGGCGTTGCGGCGGCTGGCCGGGGGCGGGGCGATGGCGTCGCTCGGCGTAGGTCAGGAGCGGGCGGGGGAACTGCTGTCGGGGTTTGGTGATCGGGCCGGTGGAGTAGGTGTGGCCGCTGTGAATGGACCCTCGTCCACGGTGGTTTCTGGTCCGCCGGAGCAGGTGGCCGGTGTGGTGGCCGCGTGCCAGGACGTGGGGGAGCGTGCCCGGCTGATCGAGGTGGACTATGCCTCGCATGGTCCTCAGGTGGATCAGATCCGTGAGGAGTTGAACGAGGTTCTGGCCGGTGTCCGGCCGGTCGTCGGTGGCGCGGATGAGGTGGCGTTCTACTCGACGGTGACCGGTGGCCGAGTCGATGCGGCTGGCCTGGACGCGGACTACTGGGTGCGCAATCTGCGGGAGCGGGTGCGGTTCGCCGACGCCGTCGAGGCGTTGCTGGCGGATGGTCACCGGGTGTTCATCGAGGCCAGTTCGCATCCCGTACTGACCGTCGGAATGCAGGAGACCTTTGAGCAGGCGGGTGTGGAGGCGGTCGCGGTGCCCACACTGCGCCGTGACCACGGTGGCCGGGCCCAGCTCCTCCACTCCCTCGGCCAGGCGTTCATCGCCGGGGTCGACGTCGACTGGAAGGCCGCGTTTCCGGCCGACCCGACCCCGCGTACCGTCGACCTGCCCACCTACGCCTTCCAGCACCAGCGCTACTGGCTCGACGGACTCAGTGGCCGGGGTGCCGACCCCACCGACCTCGGACTGGTCGCCGCGGGCCATCCGCTGCTGAGCGCCGCCGTGGAGCTCGCCGACGGCCAGGGGCATCTGCTGACGGGACGGCTCTCGGCGCAGTCCCATGGCTGGCTCGCCGACCACGTGGTGGCGGGCGCGGCGCTGGTGCCGGGGACGGCCATGGTGGAGTGGGCGCTGCGGGCCGCCGATGAGGTCGGCTGCGGTGGTGTGGAGGAGCTGACGCTCCAGGTACCGCTCGTGCTGCCGCCCAGTGGCGGGGTCCGACTGCAAGTGGTCGTCGGCGGGCCGGGCGCCGATGGCCGGCGCGATGTGCGGATGTACTCGCGCCCTGATGACGACGCCGACACGGCGGCCGGGTGGGTGTGCCATGCGGAAGGCGTCCTGAGCCCACCTCCCGACGGCTCCACGCCAGGAGCGGAGTTGGGTGGGGCATGGCCACCGGCGGGTGCGAAACCGATCGACCCCGTGGACTTCTACGCACACATCGCGGCGTCGGGGTACGCGTACGGTCCGGCCTTCCAGGGACTGCGCGCGGTATGGCGGGACGGCGCGGATCTGCTGGCCGAGGTGGCGCTGCCCGAGGCCGCGGGGGAGCGGACGGGGTTCGGTATCCACCCGGCGCTGCTCGACGCCGCCCTGCATCCCGTGCTGCTGACCGATGGCTCACCGAGCGACGCCGGGTCGCCCGATGGCCGAGTGTGGCTGCCGTTCACCTGGAACGGGGTGTCGCTGTGGGCGGCCGGGGCGAGCACGGTACGGGTGCGGATCTCTCCGTACGGGCCGAGCGCGGAGCGGGAACGTACGCTGCGGGTGACCGTGGCGGACGCCCTGGGCGCCCCGGTGCTGAGCGCCGACGCGGTGGTGCTGCGGTCCGCCGACGCCGATCAGCTCCGTATGGCCCAACGGCCGGGCGGGGATGGGCTGTTCGTCATGGACTGGGCCCCCTTGCCGGTTCCCGCGCCGCCCAATGGCGACGGGCGGTCCGCGGATCACACGGCCGACGACACCGGCTGGGTGATCCTGGGGCCCGAGGACCGGGCTCCGGCCGGGTCCGCCGCCGTATGCCATCCGGATCCGCGGGCGTTGATCAGCGCGCTCGACGCGGGCGCCCCCGCCCCCGCCGTCGTCCTGGCACTCGAGCCCGCCGAGGCGGTCCGTGCCCGAGATGGCGGGATGGCGGCCGACGGGCTGGCCTCGGCGGAACGGGTCCTGGAGCTGTTGCGGAGCTGGCTGGCCGAGCCGCGCCTGGCCGAGGCCCGGTTGGTGGTGGTGACGCGTGGCGCCGTCGCGACCGGCGACCCGGGTGGTGACCTCGTGGCCGACGGTGTGGATGTGGCGGGCGCCGCTGTCTGGGGTCTGGTGCGCAGTGCGCAAACCGAGAACCCCGGCCGTTTCCTGCTGCTCGATCTCGCCCCCCACGCCGAGGTGTCCGCCGACCTCGTGACCGACGCCGTGGCGCGCGCCATCGAGATGGACGAGTCGCAGCTGGCCCTGCGCGCCGGGCGGGCGCTGATGCCTCGGCTGGTGCGCGCCGCGCCGAGCGCGGGCCTGGCGGTCCCGGTGGGGCAGTCCGCCTGGCGGCTCGGACTCGAGGGCGCCGGGACGGTGGACAGTGTGCGGCCCGTGGCGTGCCCGGAGGCCCTGGCACCTCTGCGGGAGGGCCAGGTTCGGATCGATGTCCACGCGGCGGGCGTCAACTTCCGCGATGCGCTGATGGTGTTGGGGATGTACCCCGGGGATGCGGTGTTCGGTGGCAGCGAGGGCGCCGGTGTGGTGCGGGACGTCGGCCCCGGCGTGACCGGTCTCGCTGTGGGCGACCGGGTGATGGGCCTGTTCGAGGGCGCGTTCGGCCCGCTGGCCGTGGCGGACGCCCGTACGGTCGTACCCATCCCCGAAGGCTGGACGTTCCGGCAGGCGGCCGCCGTCCCCGTCGTGTTCCTCACCGCCTGGTACGGGCTCGTGGAGCTGGGGGGACTCCAGGCGGGCGAGCGCGTGCTGATCCATGCCACGACCGGTGGTGTGGGAACGGCCGCCGTGCGGATCGCCCGGCATCTCGGCGCGGAGGTCTACGCGACGGCGAGTCCGGCGAAGCACGGGGTGCTGGAGGAGATGGGCATCGATGCGGCCCACCGGGCCTCGTCGCGCGACCTCGCCTTCGAAGAGGCGTTCCGGGAGGCCACCGGTGGCCGGGGCGTCGATGTGGTGCTCAACAGCCTCGCCGGGGAGTTCGTGGACGCCTCGCTCCGCCTCCTGGGCGGGGGCGGCCGGTTGCTGGAGATGGGCAAGACCGATGTCCGTGCCGCGGAGCGGATCGCGGCCGAGCACCCCGGTGTCCGCTACCACGCGTACGATCTGATCGCCGACGCCGGTCCATCCCGTATCGGCGAAATGCTCCGAGAACTGGGAGGGTTGTTCGCCTCCGGTGTGCTGGTGCCGCCTCCGGTACGGGCGTGGCCGCTCGGCCGGGCGCGTGAGGCGCTGCGGTATCTGAGTCAGGCCAAGCACACGGGCAAGCTGGTGCTGGACGTGCCCGCCCCGGTGGATCCCGATGGCACCGTGCTCATCACCGGCGGCACCGGCACCCTCGGTGGACATGTGGCCGAGCACCTCGTGCGCAGCCGGCACATTCGCCGTCTGCTGCTGGTCAGCCGGGGCGGTCCCGACGCGCCGGGCGCGCGGGAGCTGGCGGCCCGGCTCACCGACCTGGGCGCCGACGTACGGATCCTGGCGCGCGACATCGGTGACGCGGCGCAGGTGGCCGAGGTGCTCGCGGGCGTCGACCCGGCACACCCCCTGACCGGTGTCGTCCACGCGGCGGGTGTGCTGGACGACGCGATGCTCCCCGCGCAGACCCCGGAGCGTCTGGCGCGGGCCTGGGCGGCGAAGGCGGCGGCCGCGGCCCATCTGCACACCGCCACCGCGCATCTGCGGCTGGGCATGTTCGTCATGTTCTCCTCCTTCGCCTCGGATCTCGGCACTCCCGCCCAGGCCAACTACGCCGCCGCCAACGCCTTCTGCGACGCGCTGGCCGTCCACCGCCAGGCCACGGGGCTTCCGGGGGTCTCGGTGGCCTGGGGTCTCTGGGCGGCCACCAGTGGTCTCACCGCGCGGCTGGCCGACGCCGACCTGGCCCGGATCGGCCGTCTCGGCATCAAGGCCAACAGCACCGAGGAGGGTCTGGCGCTGCTGGACGCGGCCTGCCGGCACGGCCACCCGCATCTGCTGGCGCTCCGCCTGGACACCGGCTCCCTCGCCGCCCAGAACCCCGGCACCCTGCCCAGTCCGCTGCGGGCCCTCGCCACCGTCGGCGGCAGCGGACGGCCCCGGCCCACGGCGGCCGCCGGTGGGCAGCCCACCGACTGGGCGGGCCGGCTCAGGGGGCTGCCGCCCGCCGAACAGCACCGGCTGCTGCTCAACCTGGTGCGTACCCACGCGGCCACGGTGCTCGGCCACGCCGATCCGGGTGTGGTGCAGCCGGACGCGTCGTTCAAGGACCTCGGCTTCGATTCGCTGACCGCCGTCGAGCTGCGCAACCGGCTGGCCGCCGCCACCGGATTGCGGCTGCCCGCGGCCCTCGTCTTCGACCACCCGGAGTCGGCGGTGCTGGCCGAGCATCTGCGCCGGGAGCTCTCGCCGGACGGTGAGCCGGCCGCCTCGGGCCCCGACGTACCCCACCCCGTCCTCAACGAGCTGGTCAGGCTGGAGAACAGCCTGTCGGCCGTGGTTGTCGAGGACGTGGACTCCGGCGCGGTCACCGCCCGGCTGGAGACCTTGCTGTCGAAGTGGAAGGCGCTGTGCTCGTCGGCGGAGGCGGACGACGGCAACGCCGTGGAGCGGTTGCAGGTGGCGACCGCCGATCAGGTTCTGGAATTCATCGACAACGAACTTGGCCTGTCATGA